The Manis javanica isolate MJ-LG chromosome 13, MJ_LKY, whole genome shotgun sequence region AGTTTGGCTATTAGTTCAGATATTTAGAACAAATTTGAAGGCATATGCAAAGAGTGTACTTTCTCAGGTAGCTTATCTTAAGCACACTCAGAAgtgacttgtgtgtgtgtggtttaaaatgtttttatattcatAGGGCACAAGCCTAGAAAAATGTCTAGGCTGAAATAACAACAGCTTTGTTTGATGGTACAGAACTGTCGGACTTCAAATCCCCCATTTGCCATGTGTTGCAACAGACCTGGAGTTCTTTTCTGAAGTTAATAGGAAAACTTCACCCCTCCCCATGACCCAGGCCCATTTTCATGTTGAGGTAGCACATGTCTGGCTTAGCTTCCCAGCTCTCCATGGTCATCTCTGCCTCTAGTGCAGTGAACTGTTAAAGCATAGGAATTACCTCTTGGATTTGACACCTAGAACATGTCCGGCAATAGAATCTCAACCGTGTTACCTAATACTTTTCAAGAGCTCAGGTGCAAAAAAAATATGAGTGGACAATTGCTTGGAAGAAATGTCATCCATCTCATTCCTCTAGTCTAaatatataagataaataagaGAGCTGTTTACCAAGACAGCATCATTTTAGTGCTCTGTAAATTGCTTTTACGGAACTCTAAACTTTTTTCATTTGCCACAGAACCATACTGAAGATGTTCCAAAGAACAGTCCTCCCAAACTGACTATTGTATTACTATCAGTGTGTCCTCAAGAACAGGTATTTCAATGCAGGACACATTTTTTTATAAGACTTCATGGaagaatatttgtattttggagaaactggttttgtttttatcttatggAAGTTGTATTCTACTCACTAATGGTATCTATCCCTCTGATTTGGTTATTTAGAAACTCAGAACCAATTTTATGGCCCACCTCTCACCAGGTGTTTGGTGACTTGGGACTCTGTATATTCAGTACTAATCAGTCCTGAACTTAATTTCTCCCTGATGTTTATTTTCCTACCTTTATCATAATGTTTTGTTGTGGCCTCcaagtttttttctgtattaaagAGAGATTTACATAATTAAAGTTAAAACAGAGAGATGGTTGGAAAGATGAGAGTAACATATAAGTTGTTACATGATTAGTTCTGTATTCTCTGTTTTATAACATTAAAGGTGGTTATTTtaagattgtattttatataCGCCAAAATGTAGCAGGTCTCATCTAAAGAGTGTTGAATGACAGGATCATAATCATATTTAGGGAACTAGGACATTTTGCAGAAGGAGGCAATTTGgaggattttaatttttgtttttcgaTAACCCAGACAGTGATGGAAGAGGAAGCAATGGGAGCATTGACATTAATGTGTACAGTTTATCATATCAAGACCTTACTTCATTAGCACTCAGGGTCTGCTCAGAGTTAGCAAGCCTGGATTTGTTCCATTTCTTCCAGACACAAGAGTTATGTTTAGAAGCATGCCCTGCTGGTCTCTCTTCTATTCCTTTTTACTATTAGTACCCTTCCCTGGAAGGCTCTTCCCTCCCTACCCAAATCCCTTTTGGTGAGTTCCTGCAGCTTCTACAGGTATATTCCGTACCTTTGCACTGCACACACTCATATTGTTGATTATTGTTTCATGGATTAGTCTAGAAGGCCCCAAGTTGCTTATGAGTTCCATGAAAGCCAACGAGGTCTTAGTCATGCACCTAGCATTATGTTGATGTCGACAGTAACTGCTTTAAACACTGTTGAGTGGTTTGCCTGATTCTTGGTACTCACATAGCCTCTCTTTCCATTCTCAGGTTCTTTTTGTGCCAGATGCCAACTTTCCTTCCAGTACCTTACGGTTATCATCCAGTCCTGGTGCTACTGTCTCTCCTTCATCCTCAGATGCAGAATATGATAAATTGCCTGTATGTATGTTGTTTATGCACTGAAGTTCATGTTTATACAAAACATTTTTGAGTTGTAGAATTCTGCATGTTATTGTTCATGGGATTTCACCTGAAATTTCCCCAAAGGACTTGGGTAAGGGAATTGTCTTCAATTGAAAGAATGTATCCAATCCAGAAGAAACCTGTTAACATTGAAGGTCTCAAGGCAAAAATGCATGCCTTGTTTACATGAAAGTATGAAGGTAAACTCTCAAACTGGTCATTTATTTATACAACTTTTACTCCTTTTTCTAAAGGGAATTTGAAACCATAAATCAAATGTGAATTTGTTCAGTTAGGTTATGTTCTAAAGACATTTTATAAGtcatttttctggtttcatacatAGGcgatttaaaaaaatcctagttTGATTTGGATACTTATTGTTATATTTGCGATACTGTTGAAGGACATTTGCCTTTTTTATGTTAAACAGAAATAGGTCATTTACAGAGAGCGTATGTAACTTGATTTACATAAATGATTTGTTTTGAAAAAGTGCTTCtatttgattttggaaaattttgcttTCTAAAGGATGCTGACTTAGCAAGAAAGGCATTAAAACCCATTGAAAGAGTCTTATCATCCACGTCTGAAGAAGATGAGCCAGGCgtggtaaaatttttaaaaatgaattgtcGATACTTCACTGATGGAAAGGTATATGGCAAtgtaatttgtttccttttcttggacTCTATGGAAAACTAAACTAGGTTCCACATTACTGAATGCAGGCTACATTCAAATACCTCACCCAAAGTTTCAGCTTAAGATTTCACAAGTGtccatttgtttttcctgttggATTCCTTATAGAAGGAAATGTGATCATTGAGTGGAAATGTTATTCTTTGTTGACCTTGGATTTATCATTTTATCTCAGTTCTTGGCTTATAAGTTGTTAAGGAGACAGTATAGTATGTGTTTAAGAACAAATTCTGGAGTCAGACTCTCTGCTGCTGGAGATGCTGGCATTAAACATGTCTAATAGGTTGTGTGTTTAGTTTTTGGGTTGTTTGGTTATATACAAAGAACAAATCCAACGTGTAATAAATCTCTAAAGCAGGGGTtatcttaaaatataataaattcctGTGCTCATAAGAGAGACTTCATACCAGGTTCCAAAAGATAGGAAAATGTTATTGATATGCAGTATGACTTTTGCAACCAAGAATAAGTAATACCTGAAATGCAAAACTTCTTGCAAAGATGATCACTTAAGTAATTAAGAgtatcaaaataaattatttacctAAAGGGAGTCATCTGTATCATGCTATCTCTGGCAGATAATATCCCTGTGGCCATCAAGGTCTATAATGTAAATTGACCCAGCTCCAGGCTTTTAAGTTCTGCCAAACTACTGGTTTTCAATTTTAAATCCCATAGTTCAGCTGTTTACTTCTGGCTGCAAAAAAATGGCATATTCCTACTTGCGCCTAATTTGCTGGAGGTGGGCTTTCTAAACGTTCTAGGAATGGATATTAGGATTGTTCTTTGGCACCATCACTCCAGGACACCTGCTGCCTAAGCACGGTGCCATGGACATGTGGTGAACGTGCTGAGTGAACTGTAAAGCACCCAGTTCTCGATCAAGAAAGCACTTGAGAGGCCCCTCTCATCTTACAGCCAGGGCATTGGGGAATCTGAGACATATATGTGTAACCCAAGATCCCACCCTAATTTGCAGCAGCTGGGCCAGAAGCAAGCTCGGTTGACTGCCATAACTGAGAAAAGTCTATTTTCACAGCCTCACAAATCATACCCCGCATTGCCTATTTTTCCAGCCCTCTTGAAAGGGATGTGATTATCATATAAGATATTATGGTTCACTGAAATCAATAGAATGGCAGCGTACGCTCATCCAAGCTGCTGTAGTGGTTGCATTTCCACCTGTGGTGATTCTGTCCTGTCCCTCTCTCCTGCAGGGTGTGGTCGGAGGCGTCATGATTGTCACCCCTAACAACATCATGTTTGACCCTCACAAGTCCGATCCCCTGGTCATTGAAAATGGGTGTGAAGAGTATGGCCTCATTTGCCCCATGGAAGAGGTCGTTTCCATTGCCCTCTACAATGACATTTCCCACATGAAGATCAAAGATGCCTTGCCATCGTAAGAGACCTTTCTTTGTTTACTAGGAAAAAAGGGGGTGTTGAGAGTATTAAATACAGTTAAAAAGCAAAAGTGTTGGCAGGAGTGAGAGATTGTGTAGAGGTGAATTTGAAGGTGGAAGATTTGTACACTAAATtcaagaaatagagaaatgagaggaaatgaaaatagtaaaGTTAATGACAGGGAAAAGttgaacatataaaaatgaaaggagaaaagcaaaaaaaccaCATAAAAATGGTATTTGTTTAGCTTCTTTTTCTGAAAGCAATGCTTGTTCTTAATACATGTATAAAAGATGAAGTTTCTATGAAAACATTTGATTACCAGTGGGAGAACAGTCTTTCTCTCTCAGTTTAGTTGTTAAACAGAATTATGCGCTTCTACATTCAAATTCTAGGATCAGCAGTCTTTCCAACTCATGTCTTCCCTTAATCCTGCATGAAGGAAATTTGAGTGGACAGTGCAGAGGTCACTGCCCCTGTAGCCAGATACTTTAGGTGATGAGTAAATGGGGAGTAAGACTGGTTTGCTTTTTCTCTGAACTGTAGGTGAGTATTGCTTTCGTCATGATTATATTTGCCTTGTAAAACTGAAGACTGgggttttttggggttttttttataaaagagaaggaagctccccatgaagaaagagaaatagggtTAAGAAAGCTCAGATCAGTTCACTTCTGAGGATAATCTGAGTCTGTCATTTTGTCAGTGTTTCTGTTTCCCTACATATGCTAGCACTAAAAATCTTTAGCAACCCTCAGGGATGGGGAAGTAGAGGCAAAGCAGGGAGTCCCAATGGTACACAGGGAAACTAGTTCTTGGGACTCACACAAAGAAGGGAAGGTAACTAGAGAATGAACCCAGACAGAGTCCTTAGGCATTTACCCTGGCAGGTCCTCCTAAACTCTTAAAGTCCTTTACATCTGACCCACTTGGCCCTTACCCAAGTCCAAGCCAAGGAAACCACCACCAGAGCATAGACACTGAAGTGGTTTCTAAATTCTGCCACAAGTGCCCAAGTAAGGGGTTCAGGAGGCCACGTGGCAGGCCAGCAACCGTGCATCATGATAAGGTTGTAGCCACACTGACTGGGtttccccagctctgcccctaaTGGCTCCATGACCTGCATGAGCTACTCAATCCCAagcctgttttcttctctgtaaaatggaattgaTAGTGTTCTTCAGCTTACAGAGctgttataagaattaaatgtatTGACATACCAAAACCCATAGAAAATAGCCTGATGCCCAGTAAGTGTAGGCTGTTATTTGAACCTTTAATTCATATCTGAAATGCTGTTCACTGTTCTGTGGGAATCTTGTTATCCTTGTGGACTGAGGCTTCTGATGCATCTTAGTGCCTCTTGTGTGGCGGATATGTGAAAGTGAGTGGGCCATGGCCCCTGCCCAGACACATAGACAGAAGTGGTAATTCAGTGGCACTGTACACATAGAAGTACACAGAGCATTTCATGAGAACCCGGGTGAGGAAGTGTGCAACTGCTATGGAATGTTagatggaggcagagaaaaagaggTGAGGAAAGGAGTAGTTttggaaagaaggaatgaatattGGGTTTTCTGCGATGAGAGGAAAGATAAGAATAGGTAAAGATGTAGTTCCTTTTGGAAGTGGGTGGCCAGGCATTACGGGCATTCTTACCCAATGATGGCTGCTAATGGAGTAGTGCTATTGCCTATCTTCAGCTTAGGATGTTAAGTATCCTTTTTAATAATAGAAAGGGAAGATAGAACCTTTCTTGACAGAAACGTTTCATTGTGAGATTGTCTGAGCTCTGGAAGACAGTTTTAATGCTGTagctggagggagagagaagcattAAGAACTGGCTCCTTACATGCTGAGTTTCTTTCAGAGTCGTGCCCTATTCCTGCTTTGGTTGCAGATGTAGAAAGACTGTTCAATCTCATGAACAATATATGTACCAGTGAACAAGATAGAATCTGTGAGCAGAATCAGTGTGAAATGAACTTAGTATGACTTCAGAATTCCATCAATTGTTTAGAAGTTAAAAATCGCTTTAAATTTCATTCCTAAAAGTTGAATGGTAAAACAAGAAGTACAAATTGTCTAGCTGCAATatacaaatactttttaaaagtgtgtgtgtgtgtgtatgtgtgtgtgtgtgtgtgtgtgtgtgtgtgtgtgtgtgtgtaaaatttcTCCATCCTCACCCTCAGACttggtatttttttctgtattttttatcacTCCAACTGCCACAGAGAATAGGAAGAGAACAACTGAAGAGATCATTGATCATCATTAAGAATCTGGCTGAGTCTAGAAAACATTAACAATCGGGCCAGTTGACACCTCTGTGTACTCGGCCCCATGGTGCTTGGCAGCTGCAGTGCAGAAGAAACAGATGGCTAAATAAATCCCAGCTTGGATTAGAtacaaacaagaagggaagggCAGACATGGTAATATAGGAGGCTGATTAGAGTACAGATATGTTCTTTGTGAGGGTCAAGCTAggtaaagaaagaagagatgagaAAGGGGCTTGGAATTTCATAGAAGAAAGTTTTGCTTATTAACCAAGTATGtgaagagctgtttctttgttGGACTTATTATAGTCTTTAATATGCCAAATTAGATTTGGGGTCCTAAAATGGCAATTATGCCACATTACATTAACTTATTTGACTCTGGGATTTATTATCTCCTGGGATGCTAGTGTTGGGTAGAACATTTTTACGACTGCAGGTTCCTGCAGAACAGACACTTGTCACAGTAGTTTTAGAGCATAGGGCATTAGGGGCTTACTGAATGCTTATTGAATTGAAATTAATTATGCATTAAAGAggctttttaaagcatttatcaGAGGCTAACTGTTATGTATGCTGTTATTTTCTATTGGATAAAGCATGGCTGTTCCATGTAAGtgatttatttacaaaataacttTGGGGGGACAATCTTGTAACTTAGAACTTCCTGGtactttgttgttttattgtcaTTAATTATTTCAAAGCCAGAATAATAAAGTATTACCTGAACATGATGTAgcctttttagaaaataaaattatttttgaagtctGAAAAATGTTAGTTTTATAAAGggtttttatctctgttttaaccTAGTTTCAATAGTAAGGTAAGTGAAAATATGGGTTGCTCAAGGTATTTCCAGTCATAGTTTAAAAAGTATGTTTCTTGACCATTTATATTAAACTTTGGAAAACATGTTTAatcaatatttttgtataattGAAATCTGGGTAGTAAATCATCTGTTAGTAAGGAAAAATAACTGACTGTAGCCCGGGACAGTACATTTCACCCAATAAACCAGTTGCTCATTGTCATAAAGTAAAATGATACTGTTATAAAATGAAAGGGTTAAGAAATTAAACCTAAGAAATTTAAGTATTATAAGAGCTTATTTGATttacttttctataaatttttaacaaaatagagCAGGTGCTATATGTCTACAATAATAGTGGAAGCTTATTCTTGCATATCTCTCAGGAGTAGAATGATGTCTGTTAATGGAAGCATCAGATCTTAAGCCATGAGACTCAAAATTAGGGTTTGGGGTCAGTCACTTTAGAGAGCTTAGTTAACTGAGTAGCTACTCAGTCAGTGAGTCATTCAGAATTGATGCAGTtggtttttattctattttataaaaaggaaaggcTTTGACTATTCAAGGTATTTTAATCCTAGtactaaaatatttcctttctttcatgaATATCAGAAATATCATTTCATCATTAAAAATCTAGTGGGTAACATCTCCACTTTCATAAATGGCTTCAAAAATCATTCATGTACTTCTAGTAGGATATGCAACTTTCATGGTTCTTTGTTTTACCACTTCTTACACTtgatttgtgtttcattttgaagtcagtttcttgttttcatttcctgattCTGAAATCATTTGAACATAAATTTAAGTTgcaatatatttatgttttagttTTTGGTTGGGTTTTATTTTGGTCTTTGCCTTTCCtccattttgtttttggttttgttttaacagTCCATGTGCACCCACCATTTTTCCCCCAACAGTGACCTACCTCAGGATCTTTGTCCTCTGTACAGGCCTGGAGAATGGGAAGACCTGGCTTCAGAAAAGGATATCAACCCATTCAGTAAGTTCAAATCTCTCAACAAGGAAAAACGGCAGCAGAATGGAGAGAGGACCATCATTTCAGATTCCGAATTAACAAGCACTTTGGAGAAGTCAACAGAGTACACACATATGAAGCCCCCAGACAGCTCTGTGTCAGTCAGTTTAAAGAAACTGGAATCCTCTACTGAGGCAACCGATGGTTCTCCCAGAGTGACCAAGGTCTGCAAGGAGCTTTCTGATACTCACACTGCATTTGAATCTATAGCCAAAGAAAATTCCCTTTTAGGGGAAGATGATGACTTCGTTGACTTGGAAGAACTTTCTTTTCAAACTGATAGTGGACTAGACAAAATAGACCCCTCAAAGGAGTGCCTTTCTCTTGACATGGAAGAGCTAAGGAAGGCTAAGTCACAAATAGTCGCCTCTGCCACAGAAATGCAGGTGCAGTCGGCCCTGAATTTGTCAGGACCCGAGAGTGATGCTGAACTGAAGGGGGCCCTGGATTTAGAAACGTGTGAGAAGCAAGATATAATGCCAGAGGTGGGCAAACAGTCTGGTTCCCCAGAAAGCCAGGTGGAAAACACACTGCATATACATGAAGATTTAGATAAAGTTAAACTGATTGAATATTACCTtaataagaacaaagaagggcCACCGTTATCTGAAAATTTGCAGAGGGCAGAATTAAGTGATGGCAGAAGTATTGGGCAAGTGGGAATAGACATCACCCTTAGTAGTTCTCTTCCCCAGGCAGGTGATGCCCCAACTGAGGGCAATAAAGAGCCAGATAAAACGTGGGTGAAAGACAGAGCACCCCTCCCACTGCAACTGGCCTCTTCTACAGAAGAAAATAGGAGTAAGGAATCTCTAGACTTCTCTTCGGAACCTACGTTGGACAACAACTGTGAGGGTGCACAAATGGATAATAAATCTGAAATTCAATTATGGCTATTAAAGAGAATTCAGGTACCCATTGAAggtaagttatttttctttaatatctttatATTCTGTCATCTGGTTGGCTTTCTGAAACTTGCACATGCATTAGCAAACATAGTACAATTACTTGAGAACAATGTTTTCTCAATAGAGCTTATCTTTACCTGATACattaattgggaaaaaaattaagtatgctATGTATTTTGGAACTTGAACTATGACATAGATGACATTTTGAAagtaatttgcttttcttttactctttcaaGTAACTCCCCTTTTTACCATGAACTTCTAAATCTAAAGGagtttgaaatgtttttgtaGATAACTCAGTTCTAAACTGAGTTGCCATATGGTGTGATCGAATCCTGGGCTGCCATCCTATGCATTCTTGTGAATTGTCACAACTTCCCACTATTTGCTATTGTGTTGTTTTTTATGCTGTTTCCAGGATGTAGCATCTCATGTGATGTGGAACACCCTGAAACTTTCAAAGCTTTTTCCTTTTGTGCTAAAGAGGGTCTGAAAATTCTAATTAGTCCTCTAACATGATGGTGATGTATGTTTCTGCCATATGTTTTGACTTGCTATCACCAAGAGGGGACCAGATactattctttgtatgttgatagACATCATTAACACCAATATTGTCAATATTGAGgaagatttttttcatgtgtgATTTAGATATACTTCcttcaaaagaagagaaaagcaagacTCCACCCATGTTTCTGTGCATTAAAGTAGGAAAACCAATGAGAAAATCCTTTGCCACTCACACTGCAGCCATGGTTCAGCAGTATGGCAAACGAAAAAAGCAACCAGAATACTGGTTTGCTGTTCCTCGGGAGAGGTGAGTGTGGGCTAAAATGGAAAATGCTGGGCAATGAGATTCTAATtgcatctcattttttttttaatcttaaaatactTATTCTTGAATAAGAGATTTctcttaattttacattttaaaatgtgtagaaAGGTATTTTTTGAGTAGCTTTCTGCTGAAGGGTGGTTTCGGTATTGCAAATTTGAGGTCATCTTCATGCTGAACTGCTTTTATAAGTTTCTACCAAAGTGGAATTTTAAATGAAGGAAGATTTATACATTCTCAGGTGCCAGTAATTAGAAGTGCTTTTCTGTTAATAAAGAAGGAATATCATGGAGTGATTCCAAACCCCTCTAAGTGCAGTAGAGAGGCATGATTGTCATTTTTAAAGTGCTAATATTCTGGGTAACTAAAGATTGCTTTGGCCTTATGGAGGGAGTGTGACTCCCTATGATAGCATCATAAGAAGTGTACCCCAAGATCACTTGGGTGGGTTCTAGGGGCTGTGCACATCTAAGgagatttgtatttttaaactgcCAAAAAAGCAGTTTTATTGGTTATATTGTAATCTAGGATAGCAGGGAGAGTGGCATAGAAATTCTTCATTAGTACATTCAAAGGACatcttacaataaaaataattaagaaatactatttttagaaaaaattatgttttccttttgtatgtgtggtagaagaaaaatgtctttacAGAGGCCTCacaattcattttcaaaatggcaAAAACCCCACacacatttctcttcttcccacctagTCATCGAACATCATCATCTGAGCAGACCTTTTGGCTAACGGACCTGCTGAGAACAGTACACTCAGCAAGCTATTAATTTTGATAGTTTCTTTTCCCTGTGTTAGACACAAACCCACATTAGCATGGTTGTTAAATGTAATTTATGTTAGGTTTATGTGATATACTCCTCTACCTATTCCTATAACCCCCTCCATACCTCACTGAAACTTTAAACTAGGGATATGGAggagataaaacagaaaatgtatcttttattatttaaaaatattttaacagaagcAATATGAATTTCTGAAGCTCTGTTCAAATCCGAGTTCTGGAATCAAATTTCACATTGGACATTACCTTAGGGATGTAAGCCAATTGCTAATTTTTTAGGCAAGGAAAATAGCACTGAAACTTTCAACCACACTGTGGGTAATGTGGACTTTCCGGGTCCACCAGAAAAATGACTTATCAATATGTCACTTTTTCTCTGGGAAAACTGTTTATAAtgtaaataaattgtttttttgtGTCTGTTGTTATCTTTAATGATACCATGTGCACCAAGGACCATTCTAGAATAAGTATAGCAGTCCCACATGTACAGTTATCTTAGTGTCATTCTTTAACCCAGAAGAAATCTGTGATGCTGAAATAGTGCTTCTCTTTGACCTCTTACACGAAGTTTTTGTGAACTTTTTAAAGAAGGTCACTTGTTGAATTCCACTATATTTTATCTTATAGTGTCTGTGACTTGCCTTTGGTTAACCTGACAtaattagttttctttcttgagcTAATTATTAATCAACCAAGGATTTTCTGGGAAGCATTATATCTCAATGTGTTAATGATAGATTCTTTTGTATAGATGTTAGgaactttttctttaattcttcctttatagatttttttatgtAGGTGTTAAgaatcttttaatttctctttaaagtATTTCCCTGTCTATGTATCCTAACGGAGGCCACATTTTAGTTTAAGGTTGGAAAAGATGGAGCAGTCCTACAGTTAATTCCCATCCAGAACTCCAAATGCACAGTAAGAAATAAGAAATCATTATTTATGAAAATCTTTCAGACATAAGGTTCAATAAAGTCCTTAAGGAGCTAAGAAGTGGCATACAGTGTTTTCCTCACTCTGAAGATAATTTCTGGACTCCCTTGGTAATCAAACTGAGcattttttcttgcctttgtttACCAGATCCTTACATCCATTAGAGTTTCAGCAGCAGAGTGAAGTCAGGGTGGCAGTGGCTCCCTTTCTAGGTTAGAGTGACCTCTCATAGATTTTCAGGATGTGACTGCTTACTCACTGGTAGGTCTCTGTCTCTTAATGCACCAGTGCCCCTTGTCACAGGAGATTAGTATTTTGATACTGCCATAAACTCACAACTGTGTTTTGCTGTTCTTCTCTATTATCCTATACTTGTttaaagtgtttctttttctccttttttgttgtCATGTACCAAAACATCCCTTCTTCATTTACAGTGTGCTCTATGGCTTCATTAATgctatcccaaatgaacagtttacaAAGTAAGAAAATGGTGAGTGTGGAAGGCAGGGGGAAGCAGTGATGGGAACCTCCACATAGACTCTATTtatctgctttgtttttgttttttatgttttttccctGGTAATCCTTGGTCTTAAATTTTAGATACTAGAAATTAGAGCTGTGAAGTAG contains the following coding sequences:
- the NCOA7 gene encoding nuclear receptor coactivator 7 isoform X2 — its product is MDTKEEKKERKQSYFARLKKKKQAKQNAETASATAPRAHTGKEDPNTVILEQEKCNIAGEEEYVTDEKKKRKNNQLKEIRRTELKRYYSIDDNQNKAHDKKEKKMVVQKPHGTMEYTAGSQDTLNSIALKFNITPNKLVELNKLFTHTIVPGQVLFVPDANFPSSTLRLSSSPGATVSPSSSDAEYDKLPDADLARKALKPIERVLSSTSEEDEPGVVKFLKMNCRYFTDGKGVVGGVMIVTPNNIMFDPHKSDPLVIENGCEEYGLICPMEEVVSIALYNDISHMKIKDALPSPGEWEDLASEKDINPFSKFKSLNKEKRQQNGERTIISDSELTSTLEKSTEYTHMKPPDSSVSVSLKKLESSTEATDGSPRVTKVCKELSDTHTAFESIAKENSLLGEDDDFVDLEELSFQTDSGLDKIDPSKECLSLDMEELRKAKSQIVASATEMQVQSALNLSGPESDAELKGALDLETCEKQDIMPEVGKQSGSPESQVENTLHIHEDLDKVKLIEYYLNKNKEGPPLSENLQRAELSDGRSIGQVGIDITLSSSLPQAGDAPTEGNKEPDKTWVKDRAPLPLQLASSTEENRSKESLDFSSEPTLDNNCEGAQMDNKSEIQLWLLKRIQVPIEDILPSKEEKSKTPPMFLCIKVGKPMRKSFATHTAAMVQQYGKRKKQPEYWFAVPRERVDHLYTFFVQWSPDVYGKDAKEQGFVVVEKEELNMIDNFFSEPTTKSWEIITVEEAKRRKSTCSYYEDDDEAALPVLQPHSALLENMHIEQLARRLPARVQGYPWRLAYSTLEHGTSLKTLYRKSASLDSPVLLVIKDMDNQIFGAYATHPFKFSDHYYGTGETFLYTFSPNFKVFKWSGENSYFINGDISSLELGGGGGRFGLWLDADLYHGRSNSCSTFNNDILSKKEDFIVQDLEVWTFE
- the NCOA7 gene encoding nuclear receptor coactivator 7 isoform X7, producing MDTKEEKKERKQSYFARLKKKKQAKQNAETASATAPRAHTGKEDPNTVILEQEKCNIAGEEEYVTDEKKKRKNNQLKEIRRTELKRYYSIDDNQNKAHDKKEKKMVVQKPHGTMEYTAGSQDTLNSIALKFNITPNKLVELNKLFTHTIVPGQVLFVPDANFPSSTLRLSSSPGATVSPSSSDAEYDKLPDADLARKALKPIERVLSSTSEEDEPGVVKFLKMNCRYFTDGKGVVGGVMIVTPNNIMFDPHKSDPLVIENGCEEYGLICPMEEVVSIALYNDISHMKIKDALPSDLPQDLCPLYRPGEWEDLASEKDINPFSKFKSLNKEKRQQNGERTIISDSELTSTLEKSTEYTHMKPPDSSVSVSLKKLESSTEATDGSPRVTKVCKELSDTHTAFESIAKENSLLGEDDDFVDLEELSFQTDSGLDKIDPSKECLSLDMEELRKAKSQIVASATEMQVQSALNLSGPESDAELKGALDLETCEKQDIMPEVGKQSGSPESQVENTLHIHEDLDKVKLIEYYLNKNKEGPPLSENLQRAELSDGRSIGQVGIDITLSSSLPQAGDAPTEGNKEPDKTWVKDRAPLPLQLASSTEENRSKESLDFSSEPTLDNNCEGAQMDNKSEIQLWLLKRIQVPIEDILPSKEEKSKTPPMFLCIKVGKPMRKSFATHTAAMVQQYGKRKKQPEYWFAVPRERVDHLYTFFVQWSPDVYGKDAKEQGFVVVEKEELNMIDNFFSEPTTKSWELLTIPVGEDTTPTSTREKGAEEVYREKKDLDDSRVELGSQPWAFSD
- the NCOA7 gene encoding nuclear receptor coactivator 7 isoform X1, coding for MDTKEEKKERKQSYFARLKKKKQAKQNAETASATAPRAHTGKEDPNTVILEQEKCNIAGEEEYVTDEKKKRKNNQLKEIRRTELKRYYSIDDNQNKAHDKKEKKMVVQKPHGTMEYTAGSQDTLNSIALKFNITPNKLVELNKLFTHTIVPGQVLFVPDANFPSSTLRLSSSPGATVSPSSSDAEYDKLPDADLARKALKPIERVLSSTSEEDEPGVVKFLKMNCRYFTDGKGVVGGVMIVTPNNIMFDPHKSDPLVIENGCEEYGLICPMEEVVSIALYNDISHMKIKDALPSDLPQDLCPLYRPGEWEDLASEKDINPFSKFKSLNKEKRQQNGERTIISDSELTSTLEKSTEYTHMKPPDSSVSVSLKKLESSTEATDGSPRVTKVCKELSDTHTAFESIAKENSLLGEDDDFVDLEELSFQTDSGLDKIDPSKECLSLDMEELRKAKSQIVASATEMQVQSALNLSGPESDAELKGALDLETCEKQDIMPEVGKQSGSPESQVENTLHIHEDLDKVKLIEYYLNKNKEGPPLSENLQRAELSDGRSIGQVGIDITLSSSLPQAGDAPTEGNKEPDKTWVKDRAPLPLQLASSTEENRSKESLDFSSEPTLDNNCEGAQMDNKSEIQLWLLKRIQVPIEDILPSKEEKSKTPPMFLCIKVGKPMRKSFATHTAAMVQQYGKRKKQPEYWFAVPRERVDHLYTFFVQWSPDVYGKDAKEQGFVVVEKEELNMIDNFFSEPTTKSWEIITVEEAKRRKSTCSYYEDDDEAALPVLQPHSALLENMHIEQLARRLPARVQGYPWRLAYSTLEHGTSLKTLYRKSASLDSPVLLVIKDMDNQIFGAYATHPFKFSDHYYGTGETFLYTFSPNFKVFKWSGENSYFINGDISSLELGGGGGRFGLWLDADLYHGRSNSCSTFNNDILSKKEDFIVQDLEVWTFE